In Plasmodium falciparum 3D7 genome assembly, chromosome: 8, the following proteins share a genomic window:
- a CDS encoding protein kinase 1, with translation MDLIKIYKRNEIIKDYVNIYFDDEKSENSNKNLSYKILHIIGNGVYGVVYKADCLNNCSIVALKQTYQKSTRIFKEIEIMKKLKHPNIVKLKHAFYTSTNDGGVYVHMVMEYGNTDLASSLYYITLKDSKEFLKDSFDLDNYNYEDYDDNKSEKDMLPNDQQKSDFYYYRSLPNQNEEMTADEKSGIHPGNNNMIVQGMINSNNNNNRDNNGDNNSSNNNSSNNNSSNNNSSNNNSSNNNSSNNNSSNNNSSSSSSSSVLNDVHVNNTPSDEDMESCNYIKNNRRINIINHFKNSFFNENINNICSCHNISDFIKKSFLNENQIKIYLYQLIRATLYLHSLCITHRDIKPQNILIFLNKTNKMKTNKTYINNKKCLICIQNNFNIQYIMKKKYNNQFNMFEFNNDMKDTRDEICNLDKTSDICDMSCDDKILNGDGISSCHKINNYNNILYNSHNKSTNEQNYCEEVRNHDHVNDPCYNISNIKNNIHDKNKKENHTIDDDIQGNDNYSLKNEGQDDLQVCKNNDKKKKDLFVQEMQLCDKNKYEGSTSPSNDYNKYDKDCYNNNNLMSNHDDCSAKNNLRLKRLVSMTNLNQRNYYMIINDNTDKICDKSITYDDDITKKKNKANINKLNIDKSKNDIISENKDTQIAPPNNSNNNNNNNCGDDDNFNHDDLPDQQSLDKLYINSLMYKYIKLCDFNTSIKLKENYKYFSYVCSRYYRAPELLFGSNYYSQAIDTWSIGCVMGELLLGKPLFLGECASDQLVEIIKILGTPNDEDFLSFRSVYKNIKFPDIKPITLEKVIRHNCSKESLDLLSELLQFNPQKRIKLCHALLHNYFDDIRNLKVFQKDINTFDKYKLPYNTNCFNFTKEELLHFTIEERKILIPQHVRQNKSDEVMQYIDMTPDHFDKLYPNKIHLTC, from the exons ATGGACttaataaagatatacaagaggaatgaaataataaaagattatgtgaatatatatttcgaTGATGAGAAATCAGAGAACAGTAACAAGAATCTtagttataaaatattacatattattgGGAATGGTGTTTATGGTGTTGTTTATAAGGCGGATTGTTTAAATAATTGTAGTATCGTAGCTTTAAAACAAACGTATCAAAAAAGTACaagaatatttaaagaaatagaaattatgaagaaattaaaacatcctaatattgtaaaattaaaacatgCTTTTTATACAAGTACAAATGATGGGGGTGTATATGTTCATATGGTTATGGAATATGGAAATACCGATTTGGCTAGCTCgctttattatattacattaaaGGATAGTAaagaatttttaaaagattcATTTGATttagataattataattatgaagattatgatgataataaaagtgAAAAGGATATGCTTCCAAACGATCAACAGAAAAgtgatttttattattataggtCTCTTCCTAatcaaaatgaagaaatgaCAGCAGATGAAAAAAGTGGGATTCATCcaggaaataataatatgattgtTCAAGGCATGatcaatagtaataataataacaatagaGATAATAATGgagataataatagtagtaataataatagtagtaataataatagtagtaataataatagtagtaataataatagtagtaataataatagtagtaataataatagtagtaataataatagtagtagtagtagtagtagtagtgtACTTAATGACGTTCATGTTAATAATACCCCGAGCGATGAAGATATGGAAAgttgtaattatataaaaaataacagacgtataaatattataaaccaTTTTAAAAACAGcttttttaatgaaaatataaacaatatatgtTCTTGTCATAACATAAGtgatttcataaaaaaaagcTTCCTTAACGAAAAtcaaattaaaatttatttgtacCAACTAATAAGAGCTACTTTATATCTTCATAGTCTTTGTATAACTCATAGAGACATAAAACCACaaaatatacttatttttttaaataaaacaaataaaatgaaaactAATAAAacctatataaataataaaaagtgtcttatatgtatacagaataattttaatattcaatatataatgaaaaaaaaatataataatcaatTCAATATGTTTGAATTTAATAATGACATGAAGGACACACGTGATGAAATATGTAATCTTGATAAGACATCAGATATTTGTGACATGTCATgtgatgataaaatattaaatggtGATGGTATATCCAGTtgtcataaaataaataattataataatatattatataatagtcATAACAAATCGACGaatgaacaaaattattGTGAAGAAGTTAGGAATCATGACCATGTGAATGATCCATGTTATAACAtatcaaatattaaaaacaatATACATGATAAGAATAAGAAAGAAAATCATACTATAGATGATGATATACAAggtaatgataattattcattaaaaaatgaaggaCAAGATGATTTACAGgtttgtaaaaataatgataaaaaaaaaaaagatttattTGTACAAGAAATGCAATTATGtgataagaataaatatgaagGAAGTACATCTCCTTccaatgattataataaatatgacaaagattgttataataataataatttaatgagTAATCATGATGATTGTTCAgctaaaaataatttacgTTTAAAAAGATTAGTAAGTATGACAAATTTAAATCAacgaaattattatatgataataaatgataatacgGATAAGATATGTGATAAATCTATAACATACGATGATGATataacaaagaaaaaaaataaagcaaatataaataaattaaatatagataaatcaaaaaatgatattatttcAGAAAATAAGGATACTCAAATAGCTCCAccaaataatagtaataataataataataataattgtggagatgatgataattttaATCATGATGATCTACCGGATCAACAAAGTTTAGATAagctatatataaatagcttaatgtataaatatataaaattatgtgATTTTAATACCTCCATCAAATTAaaggaaaattataaatatttcagtTATGTGTGTTCTAGGTATTATAGGGCACCAGAATTATTGTTCGGTTCAAATTATTATAGTCAAGCCATAGATACATGGTCAATAG GATGCGTTATGGGAGAACTACTTTTAGGAAAGCCTTTGTTTTTAGGTGAGTGCGCATCAGACCAACTAGtcgaaataataaaaattttaggAACACCAAACGATGAagattttttatcatttcgTAGTgtttataagaatataaaatttccAGATATTAAACCAATAACATTAGAAAAGGTTATACGTCATAATTGTTCAAAGGAAAGCTTGGATTTATTATCAgaattattacaatttaatccacaaaaaagaataaaattatgtCATGCActtttacataattattttgatgATATAAGAAATTTAAAAGTATTTCAGAAAGATATCAATAcatttgataaatataaattaccTTATAATACAAACTGCTTTAATTTTACAAAAGAAgaattattacattttactATAGAAGAgaggaaaatattaataccACAACATGTAAGACAAAATAAATCAGATGAAGTGATGCAATATATAGATATGACACCTGATCATTTTGATAAACTGTATCCAAATAAGATACACTTAACATGCTAA
- a CDS encoding ATP-dependent RNA helicase DHX36, putative, translating into MRELPILKYKHEIKKLIKKNNLIIIKGETGCGKTTQVPQIINEIFFDKKEKKYDNIKHKNDEKKKRKEKKKMLISLPRRVATITVAERVSKEMKRGDIGNYVGYTIRFKNVCSDKTRIKFVTDGILIREIMNDPLLKKYKFLILDEIHERSIRTDVLLGYTKILLQKRKKIKIILMSATFDINIFNQFFNNPPIITIPHKLHKITIYYPRRNIEDYILSVVSTILQIHFGNTSYSSEFENDDDHRENKPNELNELNKSNEQNELNESNEVNKEHDSYESNKTHDINEIDEQNNLQTDNISMNNINEDIKKTEDKSLGDILVFLPGQEEIEMVNIMLKEKLKIIYKGNLLNKLMKERNNYNNQNDFQNKINNKFNTDDHILNEICFHFGKTEIMPDKIYNMKILQLYSSLPNKKQKVIFEPVPPNTRKVILSTNIAETSVTIPNIKYVIDSGKVKIKYFDVNRGSNVLRVTQISKDSAIQRSGRAGREAPGQVYRIYTKEEYENMNPFLIPEIFRSDLTQIYLELKAMNINNPLEFNFPENPRKELFVHSAKMLFKINAIDMNNNLTDLGKKLCLFPLNPIYANILLCSIEFNCIDEIATIVALLNCDSIFLNYNFYEDLDTLNNDSLDKKKNNNEQKKIVQKNSVEDSKENINKLENYDKKKGKNNNLEPYDDDHDDNDNDSNNNDDDMGEKKMNDKNKLINVARRKLIHPDGDHLTLLHIFYLWQEADIKEKKHFCNIYALNNEILQQVEKIKIQLLEIMKNKMKIEIPKKLHMHKWDQILICLCKACFFNIAKSTSNTNVYINLVNKTKIRIHPSSTLFNSYIKPTFIFYSDIVQTKRLYARIVTKIEADWLLKYVSAKFQVAKS; encoded by the exons atgagagaATTACCCATATTGAAATACAAacatgaaattaaaaaattgataaaaaaaaataatttaatcataataaaagGAGAAACAGGTTGTGGAAAGACTACTCAAGTTCcccaaataataaatgaaatattttttgataaaaaagagaaaaaatatgataatatcaaacataaaaatgatgaaaaaaagaaaaggaaagagaaaaaaaaaatgttaatatcTCTTCCTAGAAGAGTAGCAACTATTACTGTTGCTGAAAGAGTTTCcaaagaaatgaaaagagGTGATATAGGTAATTATGTTGGTTATACTATAAGATTTAAAAATGTATGTTCTGATAAAACTCGAATAAAATTTGTTACAGATGGTATATTAATTAGAGAAATCATGAATGAtcctttattaaaaaaatataaatttttaattctcGATGAAATTCATGAAAGATCTATTAGAACCGATGTCTTATTAGGCTATACAAAAATTTTgttacaaaaaagaaaaaaaattaaaattatactaATGTCTGCAACGTTtgatataaacatatttaatcAATTCTTTAACAACCCACCAATTATAACTATTCCTCATAAGCTTCATAaaattacaatatattatcCTAGAAGAAATATAGAAGATTATATCCTGTCAGTTGTCAGTACAATTTTGCAAATACATTTTGGTAATACTTCATATTCATCGGAATttgaaaatgatgatgatcatAGAGAAAATAAACCAAATGAATTAAAcgaattaaataaatcaaacgaacaaaatgaattaaaCGAATCAAACGAAGTGAATAAAGAGCACGACTCGTACGAATCAAATAAAACTCAcgatataaatgaaatagaTGAACAGAACAACCTGCAGACAGATAATATTTCTATGAACAACataaatgaagatataaaaaagacGGAGGATAAAAGTCTTGGTGATATTTTAGTATTCTTACCTGGTCAAGAAGAAATCGAAATGGTAAATATTatgttaaaagaaaaattaaaaataatttataaaggaaatttattaaataaattaatgaaagaaagaaataattataataatcaaaatgattttcaaaataaaataaataataaatttaatactGATGATCATATACTTAATGAAATTTGTTTTCATTTTGGTAAAACGGAAATAATGCCagataaaatttataatatgaaaatcTTACAACTATATTCATCACTtccaaataaaaaacaaaaagttATATTTGAACCTGTTCCCCCAAACACAAGAAAG GTAATTTTAAGTACCAACATTGCAGAAACATCGGTGACCATTccgaatataaaatatgtaatcGACAGCGGAAaagtgaaaataaaatattttgatgTAAATAGGGGAAGCAACGTTTTAAGAGTAACTCAAATATCTAAAGATTCTGCAATTCAAAGAAGTGGAAGAGCAGGAAGAGAAGCGCCAGGACAGGTATATcgaatatatacaaaagagGAGTATGAGAATATGAATCCTTTTTTAATACCTGAAATTTTCCGTTCAGACTTGACTCAAATATATTTGGAATTAAAG GCCATGAATATTAATAACCCACTTGAATTCAATTTTCCAGAAAATCCAAGGAAAGAACTTTTTGTACATTCAGCGAAAAtgctttttaaaataaacgCTAtcgatatgaataataatttaactGATTTGGGAAAGAAACTTTGCTTATTTCCTTTAAATCCTATATAcgctaatatattattatgttccaTAGAATTTAATTGTATAGACGAAATAGCTACTATTGTAGCATTACTTAATTGTGACagtatttttttgaattataatttttatgaagATTTGGATACGCTAAACAATGACTCCttggacaaaaaaaaaaataataatgaacaaaaaaaaattgtgcaAAAGAATTCTGTTGAAGATtcaaaggaaaatataaacaaattagaaaattatgataaaaaaaaaggaaaaaataataatcttgAACCATATGACGATGAccatgatgataatgataatgatagtaataataatgacgaTGATAtgggagaaaaaaaaatgaatgataagaataaattaattaatgtTGCAAGAAGAAAACTTATACATCCCGATGGGGATCATTTAacattattacatattttttatttatggcAAGAAGCtgatattaaagaaaaaaaacatttttgtaatatatatgctttaaataatgaaatattacagcaagtagaaaaaataaaaatacaattattagaaattatgaaaaataaaatgaaaattgaaataccaaaaaaattacatatgcATAAATGGGATCAAATTTTGATTTGCTTATGTAAGGcatgtttttttaatatagcCAAATCAACATCAAATacaaatgtttatataaatttagtGAATAAGACAAAAATAAGAATTCATCCATCATCAACTCTTTTTAACTCTTATATTAAAccaacatttatattttattcggATATTGTACAAACAAAAAGATTGTATGCTCGAATTGTGACGAAAATTGAGGCAGATTGGTTATTGAAATATGTATCAGCAAAATTTCAAGTAGCCAAAAGTTAA
- a CDS encoding ribosomal RNA small subunit methyltransferase NEP1, putative, producing the protein MENKQDDENSVNIKESILLSELSDDPNDYDQNNYDQNNYDQNNYDQNVYDQNGYDPNDYDDEQRKKKKVIIILEGACLQLIEVKRFIYELANSRKHKNILKKNKVDEENIKNFRPDILHQCLIHLLESPLNKFGYLQIYIKTHDNQLFYVSSNLKIPKTFQQFESLMVTFLRKYKIKANEKNIYLLKIIKNDLQNILPINGHKIGLSLKGKKVELNNYIKVYKNTNQPVTFFIGAVAYSNPTMKLQILDDNISISDFSLSAAMCCSSICSEFEHLWNLF; encoded by the coding sequence ATGGAGAACAAACAAGACGATGAAAATAGtgttaatataaaagaatccATTTTGTTATCAGAATTATCGGATGACCCAAATGATTACGATCAAAATAATTACGATCAAAATAATTACGATCAAAATAATTACGATCAAAATGTTTATGATCAAAATGGTTATGATCCAAatgattatgatgatgaacaaaggaagaaaaaaaaagtaattataattttagaaGGAGCTTGTTTACAATTAATTGAAGTGAAAcgatttatatatgaattagcTAATAGTaggaaacataaaaatattttaaaaaaaaataaggtggatgaagaaaatataaaaaacttCAGACCTGATATATTACATCAATgtttaatacatttattagaaagtcctttaaataaatttggatatctacaaatatatataaaaacacatGATAACcaattattttatgtatcatcaaatttaaaaatacctAAAACATTTCAACAATTTGAATCTTTGATGGTCACatttttaagaaaatataaaattaaagcaaatgaaaaaaatatctatttattaaaaattataaaaaatgatttacAAAACATATTACCCATAAATGGACATAAAATAGGATTATCAttgaaaggaaaaaaagtagaattaaataattatatcaaagtttataaaaatacaaatcaACCCGTTACATTCTTTATAGGAGCTGTAGCATATTCAAATCCTACAATGAAATTACAGATATTAGATGACAATATTAGTATCTCTGATTTTAGTTTAAGTGCTGCTATGTGTTGTTCATCTATATGTTCAGAGTTTGAACATTTATGGAATttattttaa